Sequence from the Vibrio alfacsensis genome:
CCTATATTCGGATAAAAAAACGCCGCCTCATACTCGGGCGGCGTAAAATAAACAATTACGCAGGAGTAACCGTCTTTAGATTGTCCGAAGTCATTTTTTCAACATCATCTTTAAACTCTTTTGCGATCGCTTGCAGCTTGTTGCTATCGTCCATCATTTGTTGAGAGAGCTTTGTTAGCACACCCAACTGCTGGCTATTAAATGCCGTCAATGAAGTGACATCTTTGATTTCAGATGCCGCTTTCATTTGGTTTAAGCCGACTTCACTGTAGGTACGAATTGCGTTCAATTGAAGCTCTGTCAACACTTCGACGTTCTTAGTCACCAACTTATTGAACTTTAGGTATGGTTCTAGATTTTTTTCTGTTTGATCGCTAAATGTCTTGAAGAAATCAGTGTACATAGTTTATCTCCTAATAAAATTTAAATGTCCGTTTAAATAATTACTTAACTGCTCTTACAATCATTGCAGTGCCCATACCGCCACCTACACAAAGTGAGGCAACACCGTACTGACCGTTCTGTTTTTGAAGTTCGTGTACTAACGTAACCAAAATGCGATTACCCGATGCACCTAAAGGATGGCCTAAAGCAATCGCGCCACCATTAGGATTTGCTTTGTCTTGAATCGAATTCACTGAGACCTGATTCGTTTCTGCAAGTTGATGAATCACGCCTAGCGCCTGAGCTGCGAACGCTTCATTTAATTCGTAGATATCAATATCTGCAGTCGTGAGTTCTGCTTTGTTGAGTGCCTTATTGACCGATTCGACAGGCCCTAACCCCATCACTTTTGGATCCAAACCTGATTGTGCATAACTCACAATCTCTGCAATTGGGGTTAAACCTAACGCTTGTACTGCACTTTCAGAGGTAACAACCACCGCACTTGCGCCGTCATTGATGCCAGACGCATTCCCCGCCGTCACCGTCCCCTCTCTATCGAAAGCGGGGCGAAGCTTACTTAAGCCCTCTAACGTGGCATTTGCTTTAGGGTACTCATCGGTATCAAACAATACGGTTTCTCGGCGCTGCTTTACTTCAACGGGAACAATTTCATCTTTAAATTTGCCCGCTTCAATAGCCGCTACCGCTTTTTGTTGACTAAAAAGAGCAAACTCATCTTGTTGCTGACGCGATAAACCGACCTCTTTCGCTACATTTTCAGCGGTAACCCCCATGTGGTATTGGTTATATACGTCTGTCAATCCGTCGCTAATAAGAAGATCTTTAAGCTCCATATTACCCATACGGTTACCATCTCGGATATTGCTTGGTACAATGAATGGAATTTGCGACATGACTTCAACGCCTGCTGCCACGACCACTTGCGCATCGCCACTTCGAATATGAGTCACCGCATCCATAACGGTTTTCATGCCACTTCCGCAAACCATATTGACACCATAAGCAGGTACAGATTCTGGGACGCCTGCAAGCAATGCCGCTTGACGCCCGATTCCCATTCCTTGTCCTGCGCCAATCACATTACCGACAATAACTTCATCTACGTGATTCACAGGGACCGCACCTGCCTCTAATGCGCCTTTAATCGCAACCGCAGCAAGTTCACCTGCGGATTTCTTTTTTAAACTGCCACCAAATGCACCAATTGGAGTGCGTTTTGCCGAAACGATATACACTTTTTCCATGTTACTTCTCCTTAGTTCATGTGTAGGCCGCCGTTCACTGACAATGTCTCGCCAGTGATGTATGCGCCTGCATCACTCACTAAGAAGCTAACCGATGCTGCAATTTCTTCAGGCGAAGCCAGTCGCTTCATAGGAATTTGACTGGTAATCGACTCCAACACTTCTGGGTTCATTTTTTCAACCATCGGCGTACCTGTGTAACCCGGTGCAATCACATTTACGGTCACCCCCGAACGCGCTCCCTCATAAGCCAGAGCTTTCGAGAAGCCGATCATCCCCGCTTTTGCCGCAGAGTAATTGGTTTGACCAAACTGCCCTTTCAATCCATTCACTGACGATATATTAATGATACGACCACCACCTTTCTCACACATCGCTGAGAAGACGGGTTGGGTCACATTAAACAAGCTGTTTAGGTTGGTGTTTATGACATCATTCCATGCTTGTGCCGTCATTTTTTTAAACACACCATCACGGGTGATACCTGCGTTATTTACAACGACATCAATCGTCCCTTCTTGAAGTAATTGAATTAATTTGTCTGCACATTCCTCAGTGTCCGTCACATCTAACTCAAATAAACGAACCTGCTCTTTATCAAATGCTTTTTCGTGAAACCATTTTTGTGCTGATTCATAATTTCCTGTCGAGTATGTAGCGACTACTCGGAAACCATCATCGACTAATTGAGAAGTAATGGCTGAGCCAATTCCACCTTTTGATCCCGTGATCAACGCAACTTTCTTCATTGAAGACTCCATTCTTTACGGCTTTAATGATAGCGAACTAAGACTAAGGCAAATATTTTGCCAACTAACGTGTTATTTATTATTTCAACAACAATTCCATTGCTGCCTTTATTTTAAATTAACGAAGAATTATTACATTTCAAATAAAAATCTAATTCATTTGCATAAGATTGATTTAGATCTCACTAACGCTGAAATGTTATGCCTTTGTTAATTAGACGCAAGGTGCTGTTTTATAAGACAAAACCATAATCCTCGCGTATATGCAAGCTTACAAAAAACCCGATTAATCATGCAGTTACATGGAAAACAATCGCTGTTACATTCATTATTGGCTGAGGATCTTTGTCAATAACAATTGGGATGATTACTCTATTCGACTGCACGTTATAACAACTCCAATATCCATATTTCAGTGCAATGTTTATCATGCTTAGTTTGAAATAAATTACTTATGAAGATTTAATGAATTATATTTAAATTAAATTTATACATCCTTATTTACATCTTCCATTTGGACTATACCGCTGAAATTTAGATTTTTACTTTGCTTTGATTTAGTGCAGAAAGCACAATAATGAGGCAAAAAAAACGCCACTCAAAATGAGTGGCGCATGCACTTTTACCTTATACTCTCACCGCTATGGTGCGGTATCAATTTCCACCGGCAAGTAATGCTTGGGTTCTAATTTTAGCCATTCTGGTAAAACCGTAC
This genomic interval carries:
- a CDS encoding phasin family protein → MYTDFFKTFSDQTEKNLEPYLKFNKLVTKNVEVLTELQLNAIRTYSEVGLNQMKAASEIKDVTSLTAFNSQQLGVLTKLSQQMMDDSNKLQAIAKEFKDDVEKMTSDNLKTVTPA
- a CDS encoding acetyl-CoA C-acetyltransferase is translated as MEKVYIVSAKRTPIGAFGGSLKKKSAGELAAVAIKGALEAGAVPVNHVDEVIVGNVIGAGQGMGIGRQAALLAGVPESVPAYGVNMVCGSGMKTVMDAVTHIRSGDAQVVVAAGVEVMSQIPFIVPSNIRDGNRMGNMELKDLLISDGLTDVYNQYHMGVTAENVAKEVGLSRQQQDEFALFSQQKAVAAIEAGKFKDEIVPVEVKQRRETVLFDTDEYPKANATLEGLSKLRPAFDREGTVTAGNASGINDGASAVVVTSESAVQALGLTPIAEIVSYAQSGLDPKVMGLGPVESVNKALNKAELTTADIDIYELNEAFAAQALGVIHQLAETNQVSVNSIQDKANPNGGAIALGHPLGASGNRILVTLVHELQKQNGQYGVASLCVGGGMGTAMIVRAVK
- a CDS encoding SDR family oxidoreductase; its protein translation is MKKVALITGSKGGIGSAITSQLVDDGFRVVATYSTGNYESAQKWFHEKAFDKEQVRLFELDVTDTEECADKLIQLLQEGTIDVVVNNAGITRDGVFKKMTAQAWNDVINTNLNSLFNVTQPVFSAMCEKGGGRIINISSVNGLKGQFGQTNYSAAKAGMIGFSKALAYEGARSGVTVNVIAPGYTGTPMVEKMNPEVLESITSQIPMKRLASPEEIAASVSFLVSDAGAYITGETLSVNGGLHMN